A region of Solanum dulcamara chromosome 7, daSolDulc1.2, whole genome shotgun sequence DNA encodes the following proteins:
- the LOC129895443 gene encoding putative cyclic nucleotide-gated ion channel 8, producing the protein MFGNYKSQLIGGQKEKFVRLEDANSDLSFKSDMAGRKKYGFNIEGMTAGGHVTNPSKSIKLGVRRGSQGLVTFGRTLKSGVTRAVFPEDPRVSDKRIFDPQDKSLLFWNRLLVISCIFAVSIDPLFFYLPVFKTEGQCLHIDESLAIIVILMRTVIDLFYLIRMGLQFRTAFIAPSSRVFGRGELVIDPKQIAARYIRRYFIVDFLSVLPLPQIMTWRYLAGSRGSDVLYTKDALVAIIIIQYIFRFWRFIPLSSDLKKTAGVFAETAWAGAAYYLLWFVLASHIFGAFWYLLAVERKDTCWNEACTENDQCNEQLSNLYCSREGNFNLTEWQDIGKSVLDEKCAEEENFQYGIYARAVTSKVLDTEDFITKYCFCLWWGLQNLSTLGQGLETSTYTLENLFSIILAISGLLLFALLIGNMQTYLQSLTVRLEEMRVKRRDSEQWMHHRVLPPELRERVRRYDQYKWLETRGVDEESLVQNLPKDLRRDIKRHLCLNLVRRVPLFENMDERMLDAICERLKPSLCTESTYIVREGDPVGEMMFIIRGRLESVTTDGGRSGFFNRGILKENDFCGEELLTWALDPKSGSNLPPSTRTVKALTEVEAFALEAEEVKYITSQFRRLQSRQVQHTFRFYSQQWRTWAASFIQAAWRRHTRRKMAELRLHEEMEENGFNENDDGENELTPMLYKSPERPY; encoded by the exons ATGTTTGGTAATTACAAGTCGCAGCTTATTGGAGgacaaaaagaaaagtttgtAAG GTTGGAGGACGCTAACTCTGACTTATCGTTTAAGTCCGATATGGCTGGAAGGAAAAAGTATGGGTTTAATATAGAGGGAATGACTGCTGGtgggcatgtaaccaatccatccaaGTCAATAAAACTGGGAGTAAGAAGAGGATCTCAGGGACTAGTGACATTTGGCAGAACACTGAAATCTGGCGTTACCCGAGCAGTTTTTCCAGAAGATCCAAGAGTTTCAGATAAAAGGATATTTGATCCTCAAGACAAGTCTCTCCTGTTCTGGAATAGGCTATTGGTCATATCATGTATTTTTGCAGTATCTATTGATCCTCTATTTTTCTACCTTCCTGTTTTTAAGACTGAAGGGCAGTGTCTCCACATAGATGAAAGTTTAGCAATCATAGTAATTTTGATGCGGACAGTAATCGATCTCTTTTACCTTATCCGCATGGGTCTCCAATTTCGAACAGCTTTTATTGCTCCATCTTCCCGTGTTTTTGGGCGAGGCGAACTTGTAATAGATCCCAAGCAAATAGCAGCCAGATACATCCGGCGTTACTTTATAGTGGATTTCCTTTCCGTTCTTCCTTTACCGCAG aTTATGACATGGAGATATCTAGCTGGATCAAGAGGTTCGGATGTATTGTATACAAAGGACGCATTAGTGGccatcatcatcattcaatataTCTTTAGATTTTGGAGGTTTATTCCATTAAGTTCGGATTTGAAAAAGACTGCAGGGGTGTTTGCAGAAACTGCTTGGGCTGGTGCTGCATATTATCTGTTGTGGTTTGTGCTGGCTAGTCAT ATATTTGGGGCCTTCTGGTACCTGTTAGCTGTCGAACGCAAAGATACATGTTGGAATGAAGCATGTACCGAAAATGACCAGTGCAACGAACAATTATCTAATCTGTATTGTTCACGTGAAGGAAACTTTAATTTGACAGAATGGCAAGACATTGGTAAGAGTGTTCTTGACGAAAAATGTGCTGAGGAGGAGAACTTTCAATATGGAATATATGCAAGAGCTGTAACATCTAAGGTTCTTGACACTGAGGATTTCATTACCAAATACTGTTTTTGTTTGTGGTGGGGCTTGCAGAATTTAAG CACACTTGGTCAGGGGCTTGAAACCAGTACCTATACTCTGGAAAATCTCTTTTCAATAATATTGGCCATTTCCGGACTCCTACTATTTGCTCTTCTCATTGGAAACATGCAG ACCTATCTTCAGTCTCTGACAGTACGGCTTGAGGAGATGAGGGTCAAAAGGCGTGACTCAGAGCAATGGATGCATCACAGAGTACTTCCTCCTGAGCTAAGGGAGAGAGTTCGGCGTTACGATCAGTACAAATGGTTGGAAACTAGAGGAGTGGATGAAGAGAGTTTGGTGCAAAATCTGCCCAAAGACCTTAGGAGGGATATTAAGCGGCATCTCTGTTTGAATTTGGTCAGAAGG GTGCCCTTGTTTGAGAACATGGATGAGAGAATGCTTGATGCCATATGTGAGCGATTGAAACCAAGTTTATGCACAGAAAGTACGTATATAGTTAGAGAAGGAGATCCAGTTGGTGAAATGATGTTTATAATCCGTGGTCGCCTAGAAAGTGTAACAACTGATGGTGGGAGAAGTGGATTCTTCAACAGAGGTATCCTGAAAGAAAATGACTTCTGTGGTGAGGAGCTGCTAACATGGgcattggatccaaaatccgGTTCAAACTTGCCGCCATCCACTAGGACAGTCAAGGCTTTGACAGAAGTAGAGGCATTTGCCTTGGAGGCAGAAGAAGTGAAGTACATTACATCACAGTTCAGGCGGTTGCAGAGTCGACAGGTACAACACACTTTTAGGTTTTACTCGCAGCAATGGAGAACCTGGGCTGCCAGCTTCATACAAGCTGCATGGCGCCGGCATACAAGGAGGAAAATGGCAGAACTTcgtctccatgaagaaatggaAGAGAACGGATTTAATGAGAACGATGACGGAGAAAATGAGTTGACTCCAATGTTGTATAAATCACCGGAGCGACCATATTAG
- the LOC129895227 gene encoding putative pentatricopeptide repeat-containing protein At3g15930 isoform X2 — protein MVILSSLRGLSNLTYTFNLAFHGKGVFLIASLCPNQVFQLADLHLSPEIHLPLQSLIERCKSMEQLRQIHAVIIQKGLTSDPKLCSKIIAFCSNNELGDMKYARSVFDIMPEPGVFVWNTMIKGYSREYSPQNAVSIYREMLNNNRQPDNYTFPFLLKGFTREVSLKLGKSMHAHICEFGFELNEFVQHALIHVYCLCGQVDMARGVFDLSAKSDILIWNAMISGYNRSKQFGESRKLFCAMEEKRLQPTSVTLVSVISALSQLKDLDTGNQVHQYIKDCKVQSNLVLDNALVDLYAGSGKMDVALGLFKSMKHKDVISWTTIVKGFVNIGQVDMARKYFDQMPERDNISWTAMIDGYVKENRFKDVLMLFREMQAAKIRPDEFTMVSILTTCAHLGALELGEWIKAYIDKHEIKLDIHLGNAVIDMYFKCGNVEKALMMFSQMPCRDKFTWTAMIIGLATNGHEREALDMFFEMLRASETPDDVTYIGVFSACTHMGMVDEGKSFFASMAPQHGIQPNVIHYGCMVDLLGRAGLLEEAYEVIKNMPVKPNSIVWGALLGACRIHKDVQMAEIAAQQLLQLEPGNGAVYVLLCNIYAACKKWDNLRETRRIMTDCGIKKTPGCSLIEMHGIVHEFVAGDQSHPQSKSIYSKLAELIEELKFSGYVPDTSEVSLDIGEEEKETSLNRHSEKLAIAFALINSETGSTIRIVKNLRICADCHHVAKLISKLYNRKLIIRDRTRFHHFVQD, from the exons ATGGTAATCTTAAGCTCTCTCAGGGGACTCTCCAACTTGACATATACTTTCAATTTGGCCTTCCACGGAAAAGGTGTCTTCTTAATAGCTTCACTATGTCCAAACCAAGTTTTCCAGCTTGCTGATCTTCATTTGTCTCCAGAAATCCATTTACCCTTGCAAAGTCTCATAGAAAGGTGCAAATCCATGGAACAACTTAGACAGATTCACGCAGTGATAATCCAAAAAGGCCTTACTTCTGATCCCAAACTCTGCTCCAAAATTATAGCCTTTTGTTCTaataatgaattaggtgataTGAAATATGCTCGTTCTGTGTTTGACATAATGCCTGAACCAGGAGTCTTCGTTTGGAATACAATGATCAAGGGCTATTCAAGGGAATATAGTCCCCAAAATGCAGTTTCAATTTACAGAGAGATGTTAAATAACAATAGACAACCGGATAATTATACGTTTCCCTTCTTGCTCAAGGGCTTTACTCGTGAAGTATCGCTAAAATTGGGgaaaagtatgcatgctcatattTGTGAGTTCGGGTTTGAGTTAAATGAGTTTGTTCAGCATGCTTTGATTCATGTGTACTGTTTGTGTGGGCAAGTTGATATGGCTCGTGGGGTATTTGATTTGAGTGCTAAAAGTGATATACTTATTTGGAATGCTATGATTTCGGGGTACAACAGGTCCAAGCAATTTGGAGAGTCGAGGAAACTCTTTTGTGCAATGGAAGAGAAGCGATTGCAGCCTACCTCGGTAACTCTTGTCTCAGTGATATCAGCTCTCTCGCAGCTTAAGGATTTAGATACTGGCAACCAAGTTCATCAATACATTAAGGACTGTAAGGTACAGTCTAATTTGGTGTTGGACAATGCTTTAGTTGACCTGTATGCAGGTTCTGGAAAGATGGATGTTGCACTTGGCCTATTTAAGAGCATGAAGCATAAAGATGTTATATCATGGACCACCATTGTCAAAGGTTTTGTTAACATTGGACAAGTTGATATGGCTCGGAAATATTTTGATCAGATGCCAGAGAGGGATAATATTTCTTGGACAGCAATGATTGATGGATATGTCAAAGAAAACcgatttaaagatgttttgatgcTCTTCCGTGAAATGCAAGCAGCAAAGATACGGCCAGATGAGTTTACAATGGTTAGCATCCTTACCACCTGTGCACATCTTGGGGCTCTTGAACTTGGAGAGTGGATCAAGGCTTACATTGACAAGCACGAGATTAAGCTTGACATACATCTGGGTAATGCTGTCATAGACATGTACTTTAAGTGTGGGAATGTGGAGAAGGCATTGATGATGTTTTCTCAAATGCCTTGTAGGGACAAATTCACGTGGACAGCCATGATTATTGGTCTTGCAACTAATGGACACGAGAGAGAAGCTCTAGATATGTTTTTTGAGATGCTGAGAGCTTCAGAAACACCGGATGATGTGACTTACATTGGTGTTTTTAGTGCTTGTACTCATATGGGTATGGTAGACGAAGGAAAAAGCTTCTTTGCTAGCATGGCTCCTCAGCACGGCATTCAACCTAATGTTATACATTACGGCTGTATGGTTGATCTTCTTGGTCGAGCAGGGCTCTTAGAGGAAGCTTATGAGGTTATAAAGAATATGCCAGTGAAACCAAATTCAATTGTTTGGGGAGCTCTTCTTGGTGCTTGCAGAATTCACAAGGATGTTCAAATGGCTGAAATTGCAGCTCAACAACTTCTTCAGCTAGAGCCTGGAAATGGGGCTGTCTATGTTCTCTTATGTAATATATATGCAGCTTGCAAAAAATGGGATAACTTGCGCGAAACAAGAAGAATAATGACAGATTGTGGAATCAAGAAGACACCAGGTTGTAGTCTGATAGAGATGCATGGAATCGTTCATGAATTCGTTGCAGGGGATCAGTCTCATCCTCAATCTAAAAGCATATATTCAAAGTTGGCTGAGTTGATTGAAGAACTAAAATTTTCTGGCTATGTTCCTGATACTTCAGAGGTTTCTCTTGACAtaggagaagaggagaaagagaCCTCCCTTAATCGACACAGTGAGAAGTTGGCGATTGCATTTGCTTTAATCAATTCTGAAACTGGATCTACTATTAGGATAGTGAAAAACCTTAGAATATGTGCAGATTGCCACCATGTAGCAAAGTTAATATCAAAACTTTACAatagaaaattaattattagaGACAGGACCAGGTTCCACCATTTTGTACAAG ATTGA
- the LOC129895227 gene encoding putative pentatricopeptide repeat-containing protein At3g15930 isoform X1 — translation MVILSSLRGLSNLTYTFNLAFHGKGVFLIASLCPNQVFQLADLHLSPEIHLPLQSLIERCKSMEQLRQIHAVIIQKGLTSDPKLCSKIIAFCSNNELGDMKYARSVFDIMPEPGVFVWNTMIKGYSREYSPQNAVSIYREMLNNNRQPDNYTFPFLLKGFTREVSLKLGKSMHAHICEFGFELNEFVQHALIHVYCLCGQVDMARGVFDLSAKSDILIWNAMISGYNRSKQFGESRKLFCAMEEKRLQPTSVTLVSVISALSQLKDLDTGNQVHQYIKDCKVQSNLVLDNALVDLYAGSGKMDVALGLFKSMKHKDVISWTTIVKGFVNIGQVDMARKYFDQMPERDNISWTAMIDGYVKENRFKDVLMLFREMQAAKIRPDEFTMVSILTTCAHLGALELGEWIKAYIDKHEIKLDIHLGNAVIDMYFKCGNVEKALMMFSQMPCRDKFTWTAMIIGLATNGHEREALDMFFEMLRASETPDDVTYIGVFSACTHMGMVDEGKSFFASMAPQHGIQPNVIHYGCMVDLLGRAGLLEEAYEVIKNMPVKPNSIVWGALLGACRIHKDVQMAEIAAQQLLQLEPGNGAVYVLLCNIYAACKKWDNLRETRRIMTDCGIKKTPGCSLIEMHGIVHEFVAGDQSHPQSKSIYSKLAELIEELKFSGYVPDTSEVSLDIGEEEKETSLNRHSEKLAIAFALINSETGSTIRIVKNLRICADCHHVAKLISKLYNRKLIIRDRTRFHHFVQGACSCKDYW, via the coding sequence ATGGTAATCTTAAGCTCTCTCAGGGGACTCTCCAACTTGACATATACTTTCAATTTGGCCTTCCACGGAAAAGGTGTCTTCTTAATAGCTTCACTATGTCCAAACCAAGTTTTCCAGCTTGCTGATCTTCATTTGTCTCCAGAAATCCATTTACCCTTGCAAAGTCTCATAGAAAGGTGCAAATCCATGGAACAACTTAGACAGATTCACGCAGTGATAATCCAAAAAGGCCTTACTTCTGATCCCAAACTCTGCTCCAAAATTATAGCCTTTTGTTCTaataatgaattaggtgataTGAAATATGCTCGTTCTGTGTTTGACATAATGCCTGAACCAGGAGTCTTCGTTTGGAATACAATGATCAAGGGCTATTCAAGGGAATATAGTCCCCAAAATGCAGTTTCAATTTACAGAGAGATGTTAAATAACAATAGACAACCGGATAATTATACGTTTCCCTTCTTGCTCAAGGGCTTTACTCGTGAAGTATCGCTAAAATTGGGgaaaagtatgcatgctcatattTGTGAGTTCGGGTTTGAGTTAAATGAGTTTGTTCAGCATGCTTTGATTCATGTGTACTGTTTGTGTGGGCAAGTTGATATGGCTCGTGGGGTATTTGATTTGAGTGCTAAAAGTGATATACTTATTTGGAATGCTATGATTTCGGGGTACAACAGGTCCAAGCAATTTGGAGAGTCGAGGAAACTCTTTTGTGCAATGGAAGAGAAGCGATTGCAGCCTACCTCGGTAACTCTTGTCTCAGTGATATCAGCTCTCTCGCAGCTTAAGGATTTAGATACTGGCAACCAAGTTCATCAATACATTAAGGACTGTAAGGTACAGTCTAATTTGGTGTTGGACAATGCTTTAGTTGACCTGTATGCAGGTTCTGGAAAGATGGATGTTGCACTTGGCCTATTTAAGAGCATGAAGCATAAAGATGTTATATCATGGACCACCATTGTCAAAGGTTTTGTTAACATTGGACAAGTTGATATGGCTCGGAAATATTTTGATCAGATGCCAGAGAGGGATAATATTTCTTGGACAGCAATGATTGATGGATATGTCAAAGAAAACcgatttaaagatgttttgatgcTCTTCCGTGAAATGCAAGCAGCAAAGATACGGCCAGATGAGTTTACAATGGTTAGCATCCTTACCACCTGTGCACATCTTGGGGCTCTTGAACTTGGAGAGTGGATCAAGGCTTACATTGACAAGCACGAGATTAAGCTTGACATACATCTGGGTAATGCTGTCATAGACATGTACTTTAAGTGTGGGAATGTGGAGAAGGCATTGATGATGTTTTCTCAAATGCCTTGTAGGGACAAATTCACGTGGACAGCCATGATTATTGGTCTTGCAACTAATGGACACGAGAGAGAAGCTCTAGATATGTTTTTTGAGATGCTGAGAGCTTCAGAAACACCGGATGATGTGACTTACATTGGTGTTTTTAGTGCTTGTACTCATATGGGTATGGTAGACGAAGGAAAAAGCTTCTTTGCTAGCATGGCTCCTCAGCACGGCATTCAACCTAATGTTATACATTACGGCTGTATGGTTGATCTTCTTGGTCGAGCAGGGCTCTTAGAGGAAGCTTATGAGGTTATAAAGAATATGCCAGTGAAACCAAATTCAATTGTTTGGGGAGCTCTTCTTGGTGCTTGCAGAATTCACAAGGATGTTCAAATGGCTGAAATTGCAGCTCAACAACTTCTTCAGCTAGAGCCTGGAAATGGGGCTGTCTATGTTCTCTTATGTAATATATATGCAGCTTGCAAAAAATGGGATAACTTGCGCGAAACAAGAAGAATAATGACAGATTGTGGAATCAAGAAGACACCAGGTTGTAGTCTGATAGAGATGCATGGAATCGTTCATGAATTCGTTGCAGGGGATCAGTCTCATCCTCAATCTAAAAGCATATATTCAAAGTTGGCTGAGTTGATTGAAGAACTAAAATTTTCTGGCTATGTTCCTGATACTTCAGAGGTTTCTCTTGACAtaggagaagaggagaaagagaCCTCCCTTAATCGACACAGTGAGAAGTTGGCGATTGCATTTGCTTTAATCAATTCTGAAACTGGATCTACTATTAGGATAGTGAAAAACCTTAGAATATGTGCAGATTGCCACCATGTAGCAAAGTTAATATCAAAACTTTACAatagaaaattaattattagaGACAGGACCAGGTTCCACCATTTTGTACAAGGTGCATGCTCTTGTAAAGATTATTGGTGA
- the LOC129895228 gene encoding zinc finger BED domain-containing protein DAYSLEEPER-like encodes MDTLTSVNEIADSEAQPNKRRRKKSIVWEHFTIETIDADCTRACCKQCKKSFAYISGSKLAGTSHLKRHIALGICPVSRTNQDKNQLTSYNSVVQTNGSASATGKSRKRYRANPGPTSIPFDQARCYYDIAKMIIQHDYPLEMVEHSGFNKFVRNLQPLFSSVSVDTIQDHIFNIFLREKQNLLNIIGAIPGRVSLTLDLRTSDQNLGYVFLTGYFVDSDWKLRCRLLNVIMVPFPDSDVAFNHAVAACLTDWCLETKLFTLTLDQSVANVNVRKNLGHLLSIKGGNILNGQLIIGSCCARVLSHLAQYALDSMRAVVEKIRQSVKFVKTADAHEEKFLELKRQLQVPSAKELIVDDQTKWDTTYQMLMTASELKEVFSCLDTSDPDYNVTPTMDEWKQAEILCEYLKLFFDAANLLTSPTYSTADVLFHEVWKIQLDLMQAARSQDRFIRNLTQPLQEKFDEYWNDCNLVLAVAVVMDPRFKMKLVEFTFNKIYGEEAEAWIKIVDEGVHEVFCDYIVQSLPPPPASFVDEANDNFVIKSEFSQEDSFLANGDTFADFDVYLHDIMNNQQMKTELDQYLEESLMPRSQDFDVLGWWRINRCKYPTLSKMASDILSIPVCTVSPDSVFDTAPRDLDGHRSSLRPITLEALSCSKDWLQYESWESPYGISAATVKMEY; translated from the coding sequence ATGGATACCCTAACTAGTGTTAATGAGATAGCTGATTCAGAGGCACAACCGAATAAGCGTAGGCGGAAGAAGTCCATAGTTTGGGAACATTTCACAATTGAAACAATTGATGCAGACTGTACCAGAGCCTGTTGTAAGCAGTGCAAGAAGTCATTTGCCTATATTAGTGGTTCAAAGTTAGCAGGCACCAGCCACCTCAAGCGGCATATCGCCTTGGGTATTTGCCCGGTGAGTCGGACCAACCAAGATAAGAATCAGTTAACCTCATATAACTCTGTTGTGCAAACTAATGGTTCTGCTAGTGCTACTGGCAAATCAAGAAAGCGGTACAGAGCTAATCCAGGACCAACAAGTATCCCATTTGATCAAGCCCGTTGCTATTATGATATTGCAAAAATGATAATTCAGCATGACTATCCACTTGAGATGGTGGAGCACTCGGGATTTAATAAGTTTGTGCGAAATCTTCAGCCTTTGTTTAGTTCAGTGAGTGTCGATACCATCCAAGATCatatttttaacattttccTGAGAGAAAAGCAAAACCTTTTGAACATAATTGGTGCAATTCCTGGACGTGTTAGCCTGACACTCGATTTGAGAACTTCAGATCAAAACTTAGGCTATGTCTTCCTAACAGGATACTTTGTTGACAGTGATTGGAAATTGCGGTGCCGACTTCTCAATGTTATCATGGTACCTTTCCCTGATTCAGATGTTGCCTTCAATCATGCTGTTGCTGCATGTTTGACAGATTGGTGCTTAGAGACAAAGCTATTCACGCTCACTCTTGATCAATCTGTTGCTAATGTCAATGTCAGAAAGAACCTGGGACATCTACTGTCTATCAAGGGAGGAAATATTCTCAATGGTCAGCTAATAATTGGTAGTTGTTGTGCTCGTGTTCTGAGCCATCTTGCACAGTATGCATTAGATTCCATGAGAGCAGTCGTTGAGAAAATCCGCCAAAGTGTTAAGTTCGTTAAAACCGCAGATGCCCATGAAGAAAAGTTTCTTGAGCTCAAGAGACAACTTCAAGTTCCCAGTGCAAAGGAGCTCATTGTGGATGACCAAACGAAATGGGATACCACATATCAAATGCTGATGACTGCGTCTGAGCTGAAAGAAGTATTTTCTTGTTTGGATACTTCTGATCCTGATTATAACGTGACACCTACAATGGATGAGTGGAAACAGGCTGAGATTCTCTGTGAATACCTGAAGCTTTTCTTTGATGCAGCCAACCTATTAACTTCCCCGACATACTCAACAGCCGATGTGTTATTTCATGAAGTGTGGAAAATTCAGCTCGACCTTATGCAGGCGGCCCGTAGCCAGGATCGTTTCATAAGAAACTTGACTCAACCATTGCAGGAGAAGTTTGACGAGTACTGGAATGATTGCAACCTGGTTTTAGCAGTTGCTGTTGTTATGGATCCTAGGTTCAAGATGAAGTTAGTCGAGTTCACTTTTAACAAGATCTACGGTGAAGAAGCTGAAGCTTGGATCAAGATTGTCGATGAGGGAGTGCACGAAGTTTTTTGTGATTACATCGTGCAATCACTTCCTCCGCCTCCGGCTAGTTTTGTAGATGAAGCAAATGACAATTTTGTAATAAAATCAGAATTCTCTCAGGAAGATAGTTTCCTTGCTAATGGTGATACATTTGCGGATTTTGATGTCTATCTCCATGACATTATGAACAATCAGCAGATGAAAACAGAGTTAGATCAGTATCTTGAAGAATCTCTGATGCCTCGCTCACAAGATTTTGATGTATTGGGTTGGTGGAGAATAAACAGATGCAAGTACCCTACCCTCTCCAAAATGGCATCTGATATTTTATCCATCCCAGTCTGCACTGTCAGTCCAGATTCTGTGTTTGACACTGCACCGCGAGATCTGGATGGACACCGGAGTTCATTGAGACCCATAACTCTTGAGGCTCTCAGTTGTTCCAAAGATTGGCTTCAATATGAATCTTGGGAGTCTCCATATGGAATTTCAGCAGCAACAGTTAAAATGGAGTATTAG